A section of the Citrus sinensis cultivar Valencia sweet orange chromosome 8, DVS_A1.0, whole genome shotgun sequence genome encodes:
- the LOC127899287 gene encoding uncharacterized protein LOC127899287: MSCLSWNCGGLGHPRTVQVLLELVRSKKLNFIFLMETICSREKLESLKFKLGFDNLFNVDKVGRSGGLALYWKSSHNVRRLKFGRFYGFPELSKRRDSWELLRSLSSLSSLPCVCIGDFNELLHNSEKCGRCQQPNWKLKGFRAAVSDSGLVDLGMKGYQYTWERSRGTVDWVEKRLDRALASSTWLSFFPKARVVSLEAMCSDHLPIFLDPFSHHPYPRIKRFKFENVWPRESDCVEVVTKSWERSGGRPIQSKLLFSGADLMRWGGHVACEFINRLASCK; the protein is encoded by the exons ATGAGTTGCTTAAGTTGGAACTGCGGTGGGCTGGGCCACCCACGGACAGTTCAGGTTTTGTTGGAATTGGTCAGAAGTAAAAAgctgaattttatatttctaatgGAAACTATATGTAgtagagaaaaattagagagCTTGAAGTTTAAGTTGGGCtttgataatttgtttaatgtgGATAAAGTGGGCCGAAGTGGTGGGCTTGCCCTTTACTGGAAATCTTCACACAATGTTAGGCGTCTCAAATTTGGGC GGTTCTACGGCTTCCCTGAGTTGAGCAAGAGGCGAGATTCTTGGGAGCTACTTCGCTCTTTATCCTCCCTTTCTTCTTTACCGTGTGTGTGCATTGGAGATTTCAATGAGCTCCTGCATAACAGTGAAAAGTGTGGCAGATGTCAGCAACCAAATTGGAAGCTTAAAGGCTTTCGTGCGGCTGTCTCAGATTCTGGTTTGGTCGACTTAGGCATGAAAGGCTATCAGTACACATGGGAGAGGTCTCGGGGCACGGTTGATTGGGTGGAGAAGAGATTAGATAGAGCTCTGGCTTCCAGCACTTGGCTCTCATTTTTTCCGAAAGCTAGAGTAGTGAGTCTGGAGGCAATGTGTTCCGATCACCTGCCAATTTTTCTAGACCCATTCTCGCACCATCCTTATCCTAGGATTAAGAGGTTCAAGTTTGAGAATGTTTGGCCTCGTGAGTCGGATTGTGTGGAGGTTGTTACAAAGAGTTGGGAGCGTTCAGGTGGTCGTCCTATTCAATCTAAGCTTTTGTTTAGTGGAGCTGATCTTATGCGCTGGGGAGGTCATGTTGCTTGTGAGTTTATCAATCGGCTGGCTTCCTGCAAGTAA
- the LOC127899286 gene encoding uncharacterized protein LOC127899286 produces the protein MGSLRGCRDQTSVAEFVETRKRYNELLHSHEVFWKQRSKSLWLKEGDMNSRYFHSTASTRKCQNMIGRLRNSSGDVTAACLSFIDNYEFPHELNATAIVLIPKNSQPEYLADLRPIALCNVLYKIVAKMLANRMKAVLSSIISENQSAFVPGRAITDNILILAEIMHYLKRKRQGRTGIAALKIDMSKAYDRIEWSFLKAMMMKLGFAERWVELILLCVSTVTYKVLQGNKEVGPIVPSRGLRQGDPLSPYLFIICAEGLSSLLRKQERARLMHGVRVARGAPLVTHPFFTDDCFIFFHANEQEAWLIKQSLAIYGAASGQVVNYNKSLISYSANVRAVSAQQVCDILEVAATSNHGSYLGLPSSIGRNKNEAFRFIRDKVWRRLQGWNQKLLSRAGKEILLKTVAQAMPNYAMNLYLLPLDLCRELERMMNSFWWGNHHSGSRGINWLRWERLCKPKAHGGIGFKQLHYFNVAMLGKQGWRLLSHPDSLGSRIQIGNGLQTTISGSPWLPDLDHGYVTTPLPDAIINALVSSLICYKMLVYLSEIPSSNIWQRIWKLKVPAKVKHFIWRVGVNVLPTADNLRRRQVELASICPICNAADESIVHCLVNCSFAKSCWLLSPIGYEGGCVYFGDWLERVFARCSSDDCDLAAMICWSLWLNRNSKVWQNKNGRLLSVLNLAGQVLFQWRFVRKLQLFDNTFVSSSHGAVCWQRPRVGWFKCNVDAATFSSSGKTSHGAVIRNSDGAFIAARSDCFMGSFGAREAEAIGV, from the exons ATGGGGTCTCTTAGGGGCTGTCGAGATCAAACGAGTGTGGCTGAATTTGTGGAAACAAGGAAGCGTTACAATGAGTTACTGCACAGCCATGAGGTGTTTTGGAAACAAAGGTCGAAGTCACTGTGGTTGAAGGAAGGGGACATGAACTCTCGATATTTCCACTCAACTGCCTCTACGAGGAAGTGTCAAAACATGATTGGGAGATTACGGAATAGCTCTG GTGATGTTACTGCTGCTTGTTTAAGTTTCATTGATAATTATGAATTCCCTCATGAGTTAAATGCTACTGCCATAGTGTTAATTCCAAAAAATTCTCAACCTGAGTATTTAGCTGACTTACGACCAATAGCATTATGTAATGTTCTTTACAAGATTGTGGCCAAGATGTTAGCTAATCGTATGAAGGCTGTCCTCAGCTCGATTATCTCAGAGAATCAAAGTGCGTTTGTCCCTGGGAGGGCCATCACTGATAACATCCTAATATTGGCAGAGATTATGCATTACCTAAAGCGAAAGCGGCAAGGGAGGACAGGGATTGCAGCTTTAAAGATTGACATGTCCAAGGCGTACGATAGGATCGAATGGAGTTTTTTAAAAGCTATGATGATGAAGCTGGGTTTTGCTGAGAGATGGGTTGAGCTAATATTACTGTGTGTTTCTACCGTCACTTATAAGGTTCTCCAGGGCAATAAGGAAGTGGGCCCAATTGTTCCTAGCAGAGGGCTGAGGCAGGGAGATCCCCTGTCTCCGTATTTGTTCATCATTTGTGCGGAGGGGTTGAGTTCTTTACTTCGCAAGCAAGAGAGGGCACGCTTGATGCATGGCGTTAGGGTAGCTAGGGGAGCTCCGTTAGTGACTCATCCTTTTTTTACGGATGattgcttcattttctttcatgcaAATGAACAAGAGGCTTGGCTCATCAAACAGTCGTTGGCTATCTATGGGGCAGCTTCGGGACAAGTTGTGAACTACAATAAATCTTTGATCTCTTATAGTGCAAATGTTCGAGCTGTCTCAGCTCAGCAAGTTTGCGACATTCTGGAGGTTGCAGCTACCAGCAACCATGGATCTTACCTTGGCTTGCCATCTTCTATTGGCCGAAACAAAAATGAGGCATTTCGCTTTATCCGTGACAAGGTTTGGCGTCGTCTCCAAGGCTGGAATCAGAAGCTGTTATCTAGAGCGGGGAAAGAAATCTTATTGAAAACAGTTGCACAGGCAATGCCGAATTATGCAATGAACTTATATCTTCTTCCTTTGGATCTTTGTAGAGAACTTGAGCGCATGATGAATTCATTCTGGTGGGGCAATCATCATAGTGGCAGTAGAGGTATAAATTGGTTGCGGTGGGAGAGGTTATGTAAGCCTAAAGCTCATGGTGGAATTGGCTTTAAGCAGCTGCACTACTTTAACGTGGCAATGCTTGGAAAACAAGGGTGGAGGCTTTTATCTCATCCTGATAGCTTG GGCAGTCGCATTCAAATCGGTAATGGTCTTCAAACCACGATTAGTGGCTCTCCTTGGCTTCCAGATTTGGATCATGGATATGTTACTACTCCCCTACCTGATGCTATAATCAATGCTCTAGTAAGCAGCCTCAT CTGCTACAAAATGTTAGTTTATCTTTCGGAGATTCCTTCTAGCAATATATGGCAACGAATCTGGAAGCTTAAAGTCCCTGCTAAAGTTAAGCATTTTATTTGGCGTGTGGGGGTTAATGTCCTGCCCACCGCGGATAATTTACGACGCCGTCAAGTTGAGTTAGCTTCTATCTGTCCCATTTGTAATGCAGCTGATGAATCTATTGTCCATTGTCTTGTGAACTGTTCTTTTGCTAAATCTTGTTGGTTATTGTCTCCAATTGGTTATGAGGGGGGTTGTGTGTATTTTGGGGATTGGTTGGAGAGAGTCTTTGCCCGTTGTAGTAGTGATGATTGTGACCTTGCTGCCATGATCTGTTGGAGCCTTTGGTTGAATAGAAATTCTAAGGTTTGGCAGAACAAAAATGGGAGGCTGTTAAGTGTTCTTAATCTAGCCGGCCAGGTTCTCTTTCAATGGCGTTTTGTGAGGAAGCTTCAGCTGTTTGATAACACTTTTGTTTCATCTTCTCATGGGGCAGTGTGTTGGCAAAGGCCTAGGGTGGGGTGGTTTAAATGCAATGTTGATGCGGCAACCTTTTCTTCAAGTGGCAAAACTAGTCATGGGGCTGTCATTCGTAATTCGGATGGGGCTTTCATAGCTGCAAGGAGTGATTGCTTTATGGGCAGTTTTGGTGCTCGGGAGGCTGAAGCTATTGGAGTGTGA